TTTAAAATCTACAATTGTAGCATTAATTTTATCGTGTTTATAAATAAAAACCTTTGCTTTTTCTACTGAATCTTTACTAGCTAAAATAGTATAAGGTTTACCTGCTCTAACTCTTCTAACATCAAAAACTTCTTTAATTGACCCTGCTATTTGATTAATTTTAGGGTAAAAAACATGATGCCTATCTAAAATAGCTCCAAAACTTTCTCCTCTTTCAATAGTGTCTTGTATCACAACAAAGTCGTCTAATTTATAACCAAATCGATATACAGGTTTTGGTTTTACTTTTTTAAGAGTTGTAACTGACTTTTCTATATCTTTTTTACAAGATGAAAATGAGATAATTAAAACTAAAAGGAGGAATATTTTTTTCAAAAAACGGGTGCTATTTAATGTGGCTTTCAAAAGTACAAATAAAAAAGTTTTTTAAGTCTCTAATCTTAATGAAGTTCCTAAAACGGTTTCGTTAAAGTTTCCATAAATTCTGGGATTACTTATTAATTTAGTGAAAAATTAAAATTGTCAAAATCATTTCAAAAAAATAAGAAAGATTACTTATGAAAGAAATAAAGATAAACCAATCACTTTTAACAATTCAATTATTGAGATTAAAATGAATAAAAATAAAGGCTTACTTATTAAGAAATGATAACAAATACAATAGAATTAGTTTTTAACAAATGGATTTGCTAAACCTTTGTAATGTTCTAACTCTGCTCTAAGAGAACCAACAGATAAATTTGCTTTCATTTTAATTGGTATTTTATTTGCATCATCAGTAATCCACAGTGTAACACTTTCTTGTGCTTTAAAAACTCTACCAGATTGAACCATAGGTCTAAAAATCATTGTTTTTACTTTTCCGAATTTTGTTTTTAAAACTTCTCTTCCTAAAAAACGTAACTTAAAAGGGTATACTTGAGAATCCATAAACATATCAATTGCAATTTCTTCTCCTTTTTTCATGTTTTTTACATCTCTATTTCTTAAATAATAAAAAGAAGAAAGCATGTCTTGCACATTAAAAAACGCTACGGAAGTATCTTTTTGTAAAGTAAAATCTTGTGTATAAGCTTTATTTGAAAGATGGTTAAATGAAGTTATTCTATGTTTTTTATAACCACCTTCATCAATCTTTCTTTTAAAAAGATAAGGCCTAACGGTATCTTTATCAAAATAAGATTCATATTTATCATCTACTTGAAAAAACCATTTAATCATACCAGAAGTCCAACCAGAACCTTTTGTATGAAATACTTTTTTACCATTTAATTCTTTTTCTTTAACTTCTAAAACTGCTGTTCCAGCTCTTAGAAATCCACTGTAGCTCATTTTATAACGCAGCGACTCACCACTTTTAAAGGCGACTGATTTTTCTTGACTATTAGTAGTTGTCAAGAAAAAAAACGTAAAAAATAATAGGATATACTTATTCATAGAAACCAAACTTATAAAAAAGTAATGACAATTACCGTTCCAAAACAAAAAAAACCATTTAATATCTATTAGTAAATAGCTTTTTAACATGTATTTATGAGTTCTCTATACCCAATTAAATTGAGTATAAACTTTATGAGAATGACAATTTTAACTGTAATATCAATAAAAAATTGATGAATTAGTCTAATTTAAAATGTTCCCCAGTTTTTTAATTCTTCTTCACTCCATAAATATGGATAAAAAATTCTTCTTTGATATTTTGGATGCATGTATTTACGCCAATTACTACCACCTGTAGCTTTTAATTCTGAATCACTACCACCAATATATTTTGCAGCTGCATTGTAATGAGCCATTACCCACTTTACATTTACAGTATAATCGTAATGACGCATTGCTTTGATTAAATCTTTATTTTCTTGTACTTCTTTTGGAAGTTGTTTAAATTTTAGAGATAAATTAATATCATTATAATCTTCCATAAAATCGATAAAATCTCCCATATATTTTTTCTCAAAAAGATTTAATAAAGTTGATTTTTGCCCAGTTGTATAATTTTTACCTGCAGCTTGCCAATACAAATGATTATAGGCATTTTTAAATGATGAACTTCTATCTATAGAATCTCTAAAACGAACATCAATTAAATTAATCAATTCTGTGGAAGCAAATTCAATTTTTCTGTATTGAGCACTTTGAAAACCACTTGCAGGCGTTAATGTATTTCTGAATTTTAAATATTGTTCACGTTCCATTCCATCTGCCATCACAGTAAAAGAACTGCATAACATATCAAAATATCGGCTAATTCTACCTAAATGCATCGAAAATTTAGCTGCAGTAACTTCAGTTGTTTTTGCAACTTGATCAATTTCCCACAAAATCATTTTAAATAACAACTCATTAACCTGATGATACATGATAAAAACCATTTCATCTGGTTGTGTTGTTCTTGGAGTTTGTAAACCTAACAAAGCATCTGTTTGAATATAATCCCAATACGTAATTGGTGTACTATGAAGTAAACCTTCCAACATAGCATCTACTGGAACACCTAACTTATCGTACTTTTCTTCTATTGCTTTTAAAATTTCGTCTCTTTCCATTGCTGTTTGATGTATAAAAAAAATCAAGAAGCAAGATAGTTAAATCTTGTTTCTTGACTCTATTTTTCTTTTCACTATTTAATAAAGAGATTACTTCATTCTTCGATTAACTTACTCAATTGCAAACTGCTACTGAAGACTGTTTACTGATTTATAATGTTCCTCTTTTTGCTTGTTCTCTTTCTATAGATTCAAATAATGCCTTAAAATTCCCAGCTCCAAAACCTTTTGCGCCCATTCTTTGAATGATTTCGAAAAACAAAGTTGGTCTGTCTTCTACTGGTTTTGTGAAAATTTGTAGTAAATACCCTTCTTCATCAGCATCAATCATAATACCTAACTCTTTTAAGTTTTCGATATCTTCTCTTAATTCATGACTATATTCTTCTAATCTTCCAGGAACTGCGTTGTAATATTCTTCTGGTGGTGTTGATAAAAATTCTACTCCACTATAACGTAATTGAGTTACAGTTGCAATAATATCATCTGTTGCAACTGCAATGTGTTGCACACCTGCTCCTTCATAAAAATCTAAATATTCTTCTATTTGAGAACGTTTTTTCCCTTCTGCTGGTTCATTTATCGGAAACTTAATTCTCCCATTTCCATTAGACATTACTTTACTCATTAAAGCTGAATAATCTGTATGAATCTGCTTGTCATCGAAAGATAGAAAGTTTTCAAACCCCATAACATCTTCATACCATTTTACCCAAACATCCATTTGATTCCACCCCACATTACCAACCATGTGATCTATGTATTTTAAACCTGCAATTGGTGGATTGTAATCTGATTCCCATTTTTGAAAACCTGGTAAAAATGTTCCTTTGTAATTTTTACGCTCTACAAACATATGCACAGTTTCTCCATATGTATAAATTCCTGCTCTTACAACTTCTCCATGTTCATCAGTTTCAACTCTTGGCTCCATGTAAGATTTTGCTCCTCTAGAAGTTGTTTCTTCATAGGCTTTTCTAGCATCTTCTACCCAAAGCGCAATTACTTTTACACCATCGCCATGTTTTACGATATGGTCGTTTATTGGTGATTTACTGTTTAATGGAGTTGTTAAAACTAATTTAATTTTATCTTGCGTTAGTACATAACTCACAACATCTTTAGACCCTGTTTCTAATCCTTTATAAGCATATGATTGAAAACCAAATGCTGTTTTGTAAAAGTGTGCTGCTTGTTTTGCGTTACCAACGTAAAACTCTACATAATCTGTACCTAACAATGGAAGGAAATCTTGTGCTCCTTCAAATATTTTTTCTAAACCGTAGTTTACTGATTTTAAATCGTGTGCCATCTTTTGATGATTTTAGTATTTTGTAATTGCTATTTGTTTGCAAATATGTTTAGCCCAGATTGAAGTCGTTCGAATAACTGTTGATATTCTTAACCTTTTTTATTTTTCTTAAAAAAGATACAACGGAAAGCTGGAAATAGCTTCTTATTATTTTAATGAACTTTTTTACCACATAGCAACATAGAAAACATAGTTTTTAAGTATGTTACTCGCTCCTTCCCTTTGGGAAGGTTGGGATGGACTTTACTCCAACCAAGATTTATAATACGCTTCATCGGCAATTTTCATAGCTTCTTCTGTAACTTGTAAAGGCTTAAAAGTATCTACCATAACTGCTAATTCTTCGGTTTTTGTTTTGCCAATACTTTTTTCTGCTGTTCCTGGATGTGGACCATGAGGAATTCCTGCTGGATGCAAAGAAATATGACCTTGATCGATATCGTTTCTGCTCATAAAATCGCCAGCTACATAATATAAAACCTCGTCTGAATCGATGTTACTGTGGTTGTATGGCGCTGGAATTGCGTTTGGATGATAGTCGTACAAACGCGGCACAAAACTGCAAATTACAAACGTATTTGTTTCAAAAGTTTGATGCACTGGTGGCGGCTGATGAATTCGCCCAGTAATTGGCTCAAAATCGTGTATTGAAAATGCATAAGGAAAATTATAACCATCGTAACCAACAACATCAAAAGGATGTGAAGCGTAAATCATTTCTATAATTTCGCCTTGTTTTTTTACTTTGATTAAGAAATCTCCTAATTCATTATGTGTTTCTAGTTCTTCTGGTCTTCGTAAATCTCGTTCGCAAAATGGTGAATGTTCTAATAATTGACCAAAATAGTTTCTGTATCTTTTTGGAGTATACACTGGCGAATAGGATTCTACGATAAAAAGTCTGTTGTTTTCATCATCGAAGTCTAGTTTGTAAATAATTCCACGAGGAATTACTAAATAATCTCCGTATTTAAAGTTGATATTCCCTAGATGCGTTCTTAATTTTCCGGTTCCTTTATGAATAAAAATAACTTCATCTGCATCTGTATTTTTATAAAAATAATCTGTGGTAGATTTTTTTGGTGCTGATAAAATAATATTACAATCAGAATTTGTTAAAACGATTTTTCTACTTTCTAAATAATCGTTTTCTGGCGGAACTTGAAATCCTCTAAACCTGTATGATTGAATGTTATTTGCTTTCGCTATTTTTGGTTTCACAGAATATTGTTTTCCAATATGTTTTACCATTGTTGGTCTGTGTTCGTGATACGAATTGGTAGACATTCCGTCGAAACCAATTGTACCAAAAAGTTGTTCGTAATATAAACTCCCGTCTTTTTTACGAAACTGCGTGTGTCTTTTAGGTGGAATTTTTCCTAATTTATGATAAAAAGGCATGTTTTTTAATGTATTAAATGATTAAAAATTTGAATGATTTTTAAGTTCATTTAAACAGTTACTCAGGCTTGCGCTTTATTAAAAATTTTAGGTATGTAAGTAAATCTGAAAACATCTCAATCGATTTCGTTGTTCTACAAATATAAGAAAAGATTGTTAGAAAATTATTTTACGATTAAAAAACTAAAGTCCTAAGAATTCCTGAAAAGATGTAAATACCATAAAAATAATTAAAAAAAATGCTAGAATTTTAACCCAAGTAGAAGTTGTTTTTTTATCAATAAAAAAACTAACATCATTAGAATTTGATTGTAATAAGATGTCTTTTGAATGATAAATTGGGCAGTCTAATTCACTAATAGTATCGTTACTTTTTGGGATTCTATTATAATAAAAAAGAAGCATTGAAATAATTACAAATGAACCTAATGTAAACATTAATAAATCATAAGCAGTTGGATAATACCCAAATGGATAGGGTCCAAAACAATTTAAAGCAATCATAGTTTTAATTTTTCTATAAGATAATTATTAGTTCATTATTTCTATAAAACAAGAGTCTATAAAAAAATAAATTAAATATTCATTAACTTATTCTAGATTCCTGCCTTCGCAGGAATGACAAATGATTATTCAATTTTTTTAACAACTGCTTTTGGTGCTTCTTTTTTGGTTCCATCAAAACCTTGTACCCCACCAACTGTAGTGTATTTCATAACATACTTTTTATCTGGAAAAATACGTTTATAAGCACTTTGACACATTAATGTTGCTTCGTGAAAACCACATAAAATCAACTTTAATTTTCCTGGATATGTATTTACATCTCCAATGGCATAAATACCAGGAATATTCGTTTGATAGTCTAATGAATTATCAACTTTGATAGCATTTTTTTCAATTTCTAATCCCCAATTTGCAATAGGACCTAGTTTTGGTGACAATCCAAACAACGGAATAAAATGATCTGTTTCAACGGTAAATGGTTCTTCTCCTTTTTTAACAACAGAAACACCTGTTACTTTATCTGTACCAACAATTCCTTTTACTTCTGCAGGAGTAATCATTGTAATTTTACCTGCATCTTTTAATTCTTGTACTTTATCTACAGAATCTAAAGCGCCTCTAAATTCGTTTCTTCTGTGAATTAAAGTTACTGAAGATGCTACATCTGTCAAAAATATTGACCAATCTAAAGCTGAATCTCCTCCTCCAGAAATAACTACTTTTTTATCGCGATAAAATTCTGGATCACGAATAATGTATTCTACTCCTTTATCTTCAAAATCTGCAATATTTGGTATTGGAGGTTTTCTTGGTTCAAAAGAACCTAAACCACCAGCAATTGCAACTATTTTTGCGTGATGCTCTGTTCCTTTATTTGTTGTTACAATAAAAGTACCATCATCTTGTTTGTCTATTGTTTCTGCACGTTCTCCTAAAGTAAAACCGGGTTCAAATTGTTTAATTTGTTCCATTAATTTATGCGTTAAATCTCCTGCTAAAATTTCTGGATATGCAGGAATATCATAAATAGGTTTCTTTGGATAAATTTCTGAACATTGCCCACCAGCTTGTGGCAAAGCATCTATTAAATGACAACGTAGTTTTAATAAACCAGCTTCAAAAACGGTAAACAATCCTGTTGGTCCTGCACCAATAATTAAGATATCTGTAGTAATCATTTTTTTATTTTTTAAGACCTCATAAGATTATAATCTTATGAGGTCTTTTATGTATGTTAATGAGCGCGTTAGGGATTGAAGTGGTATCCTTTTTTGTTTTTCTCAAAAAAGATACAACGAAAAGCCCGACCTTTTTAGGGAACGCCCAAAAATATATTATTATAGATGTATAAAAACTGATTATTGTCAGTTTACCCTATATTAACAACCTCTTTAATTTGTGGAGCATACTTTTTAATAGTAGCTTCTACTCCGTTTTTTAAAGTCATTTGATTTACAGAACAACCTGTACAAGCACCTTCTAACTGCACTTTTACGATATCATCCTCTATAGAAAGCAGCTTAATATTTCCTCCATCGCTTATTAAAAAAGGACGAATTTCATCTAACGCTTTTTCAACATTATTTAATGTTTCTTGTTCTGTCATAACCTTATTTTTTAACTGAACTACAACCACTCATTGTTGTAATTCTAACAACTTCTGTTGGTGGTAAATTTGCATTTCTTTTTAATAATTCGGCAACCATTTCTTTAGTAATATCATTAAATGATTTTTCTAAAATAGTTCCTTCTTGTAAAGCTACAGGACGACCAACGTCTCCAGCTTCTCGAATACTTTGTACCAATGGAATTTCACCTAAAAACCTAGTTTTAATATCTGTTGCTAAATTTTTTGCTCCATCTTTACCAAAGATATAATATTTATTGTCTGGCAATTCTTCTGGTGTAAAATAAGCCATGTTTTCAATGATTCCTAAAACAGGAACATTAATATTTTCTTGTTGAAACATTGCAACACCTTTTTTAGCATCTGCTAACGCAATGTTTTGTGGTGTACTTACTACAACTGCTCCGTTTATTGGTAATGCTTGTACTATTGATAAATGCACATCTCCTGTTCCTGGAGGTAAATCAATCAATAAGAAATCTAATTCTCCCCAATCTGCATCAAAAATTAATTGATTTAATGCTTTTGAAGCCATTGGTCCACGCCAGATAACTGCTTGATCTGGATTTGTGAAAAACCCTAAAGACAATAATTTAACTCCGTAATTTTCTACAGGTTTCATCTTAGAACGACCATCAATCTTCACAGAAAGTGGTCTTGCTTTT
The window above is part of the Polaribacter sp. SA4-12 genome. Proteins encoded here:
- a CDS encoding DUF3108 domain-containing protein, yielding MNKYILLFFTFFFLTTTNSQEKSVAFKSGESLRYKMSYSGFLRAGTAVLEVKEKELNGKKVFHTKGSGWTSGMIKWFFQVDDKYESYFDKDTVRPYLFKRKIDEGGYKKHRITSFNHLSNKAYTQDFTLQKDTSVAFFNVQDMLSSFYYLRNRDVKNMKKGEEIAIDMFMDSQVYPFKLRFLGREVLKTKFGKVKTMIFRPMVQSGRVFKAQESVTLWITDDANKIPIKMKANLSVGSLRAELEHYKGLANPFVKN
- a CDS encoding homogentisate 1,2-dioxygenase, which codes for MPFYHKLGKIPPKRHTQFRKKDGSLYYEQLFGTIGFDGMSTNSYHEHRPTMVKHIGKQYSVKPKIAKANNIQSYRFRGFQVPPENDYLESRKIVLTNSDCNIILSAPKKSTTDYFYKNTDADEVIFIHKGTGKLRTHLGNINFKYGDYLVIPRGIIYKLDFDDENNRLFIVESYSPVYTPKRYRNYFGQLLEHSPFCERDLRRPEELETHNELGDFLIKVKKQGEIIEMIYASHPFDVVGYDGYNFPYAFSIHDFEPITGRIHQPPPVHQTFETNTFVICSFVPRLYDYHPNAIPAPYNHSNIDSDEVLYYVAGDFMSRNDIDQGHISLHPAGIPHGPHPGTAEKSIGKTKTEELAVMVDTFKPLQVTEEAMKIADEAYYKSWLE
- a CDS encoding NifU family protein — encoded protein: MTEQETLNNVEKALDEIRPFLISDGGNIKLLSIEDDIVKVQLEGACTGCSVNQMTLKNGVEATIKKYAPQIKEVVNIG
- a CDS encoding NAD(P)/FAD-dependent oxidoreductase, producing the protein MITTDILIIGAGPTGLFTVFEAGLLKLRCHLIDALPQAGGQCSEIYPKKPIYDIPAYPEILAGDLTHKLMEQIKQFEPGFTLGERAETIDKQDDGTFIVTTNKGTEHHAKIVAIAGGLGSFEPRKPPIPNIADFEDKGVEYIIRDPEFYRDKKVVISGGGDSALDWSIFLTDVASSVTLIHRRNEFRGALDSVDKVQELKDAGKITMITPAEVKGIVGTDKVTGVSVVKKGEEPFTVETDHFIPLFGLSPKLGPIANWGLEIEKNAIKVDNSLDYQTNIPGIYAIGDVNTYPGKLKLILCGFHEATLMCQSAYKRIFPDKKYVMKYTTVGGVQGFDGTKKEAPKAVVKKIE
- a CDS encoding Mrp/NBP35 family ATP-binding protein — its product is MSFKKQDIYKALETITAPGEGKSLIENNNITNVVAFGDEVLIDVTISNPTLQAKKKVELEITKAIQTLVGEDIDVKIKLTVEKPAVKENPNQIKGKAIPNIKNIIAIASGKGGVGKSTITSNTAISLAKMGFSVGVLDADVYGPSQHIMFDVEKARPLSVKIDGRSKMKPVENYGVKLLSLGFFTNPDQAVIWRGPMASKALNQLIFDADWGELDFLLIDLPPGTGDVHLSIVQALPINGAVVVSTPQNIALADAKKGVAMFQQENINVPVLGIIENMAYFTPEELPDNKYYIFGKDGAKNLATDIKTRFLGEIPLVQSIREAGDVGRPVALQEGTILEKSFNDITKEMVAELLKRNANLPPTEVVRITTMSGCSSVKK
- a CDS encoding tryptophan 2,3-dioxygenase family protein — translated: MERDEILKAIEEKYDKLGVPVDAMLEGLLHSTPITYWDYIQTDALLGLQTPRTTQPDEMVFIMYHQVNELLFKMILWEIDQVAKTTEVTAAKFSMHLGRISRYFDMLCSSFTVMADGMEREQYLKFRNTLTPASGFQSAQYRKIEFASTELINLIDVRFRDSIDRSSSFKNAYNHLYWQAAGKNYTTGQKSTLLNLFEKKYMGDFIDFMEDYNDINLSLKFKQLPKEVQENKDLIKAMRHYDYTVNVKWVMAHYNAAAKYIGGSDSELKATGGSNWRKYMHPKYQRRIFYPYLWSEEELKNWGTF
- the hppD gene encoding 4-hydroxyphenylpyruvate dioxygenase, which encodes MAHDLKSVNYGLEKIFEGAQDFLPLLGTDYVEFYVGNAKQAAHFYKTAFGFQSYAYKGLETGSKDVVSYVLTQDKIKLVLTTPLNSKSPINDHIVKHGDGVKVIALWVEDARKAYEETTSRGAKSYMEPRVETDEHGEVVRAGIYTYGETVHMFVERKNYKGTFLPGFQKWESDYNPPIAGLKYIDHMVGNVGWNQMDVWVKWYEDVMGFENFLSFDDKQIHTDYSALMSKVMSNGNGRIKFPINEPAEGKKRSQIEEYLDFYEGAGVQHIAVATDDIIATVTQLRYSGVEFLSTPPEEYYNAVPGRLEEYSHELREDIENLKELGIMIDADEEGYLLQIFTKPVEDRPTLFFEIIQRMGAKGFGAGNFKALFESIEREQAKRGTL